The DNA region GTTGCCATTGCCGCCTTCATCCGGCGATCACCTGCTTTGGCCGCTCCTTTCGCGGACAGGATCATGACCAACCTCATACAGCTCATTTCCGCCTCTGGCAAGCAGTCTGGTGTGCTCGAAGAAGCGTTCTCCACCATTGGTGGTCTTGCCTCTGCCCTTGAGGCCGGATTCAACAAGTACATGGAGGCCTTTGCCCCTTACATCATCACTGCGCTTGGATCTCACGAAGACTATTCTGTCGCCCAGGCTGGTGTCTTTATCACTTCTGACATTGCCCGATCCGTCAACGAAGGCCTCCAGCCTTACGCCGAGTCTCTCATGTCCTCACTCATCGAGCTCCTTCGATCGCCCATTGTTGCCAGACAGGTTAAGCCTCACGCTATCTCCGCCATCGGTGAAGTGGCTCTTGCTATCGGATCGGGCTTCAAGCCCTTCCTCGAAGCCACCATGGCTATCCTTTCTCAAGCTGGATCCACTTCTGCTCCCCCTGGTGATGAGGCTATGATGGACTTTGTGCAGACTATGAGGGAGTCTATTGTTGATGCCTTCATTGGTATCATGAACGGTTTCAAGGACTCCGAGGGTGAGTCGATTTAATTTTCTGTAGAACTAAAACTAACTTTTGTGTAGCCGGTGTCATGCTCCCCTACGCCCCTGgtattctttctttccttcaaaCTTGTTGGGCCGACGAGGACCGTTCCGAAGGCTTCTGCAGTGCCTCCCTTGGTCTCATTGGTGACTTTGCCAGCGCATTCAAGAACAACATCAAGGACCAAATTACACAAAACTGGATTCAAGAGGCTATCACCAGcggcagaagcagaagcgCTTCCAAGCAATCCAAGACCAACGCCGCCTATGCTCAGCACGCCATCAAGGAACTGCTCAAGTAAATTGATTCCCACTCTCCCTCGCCCGATTTATCGTCTCGCATGATCTCCCCACATATCATCTCTTTTGCATGGCTCTCACGAACAAAAACGCTCCCATATTTCATTCACAAGTATAAAGTATCTTTGCCGCGCTCTGTCGTCCGAGGACGTTCAACCGCCGCCATTATTTGCATCAATCACATGGTCCTAGAAGAATGACTCTTTGCATTATCATTTTAATTTTTCTCCCGTTTCTCATATATtttatttctttttttcattcAAAATTTTGGCGAGAGGCGATAgacttgaagaagcagcagtTCGAAGGTCGTTGTTGAATGTGTTGGATTCATCAAAAGTGTAGTTTTCTTTTATCATCTTTCTGCCTTTGGGCTTTCTAGTTCCCTACTAGTGTGTGATTAGGAGATGCTATATACCCGCGTTTCTATCAAACTACGCTTTACAACAATGATATACAGTGGTAGAGACATCATCTCGTTTGTCAGTTAATTAGTGTTCTTCTTGAAAACCTCCGAGGGTGATCCAGATATATGTTCACAAATTGCATATATgcagaggaggaatatTGGTGGACGGTGCTGGAGGCTGCAGATCGCAGGATATCAAGAGCTGCAGTCCGAAACTGTGGTCGGAAGCAGGAACGGTGTTGATTGATCGATAGTTCCAAGGTCCCATATCTTAGGCCAAGCCCAAAGAAGGGGGACACTGATTCGGAAGGACATCGTTGCGTCGACCTAAGAAGGAGCAGTGTAGTAGTAGTACTCCTCGTGTCTTCCTCTATTGACGTCGTATAATCATTATAATAATTAAACCAAAACTCACATTCGTTTTCCACTTAATCATTACCCTCGCTTGCCACTGACTGGCCAAGAAAAAGCAAAATgaataaagaagagagtcACCAACAAAAGAAGGAACCTAATATCTTCCGGTTCTCCGAAAGGAGAAGCAGTCCGTCAGAAGGTCCTAAAGCCAGTATGGGATTGCAGGAAGAGTCACGTCACCCTATACCTGCTCAGTCAGATTCTGGCGGATCTACTGACAATCCTCGATCACCCTTTTTCCAATCCCTACATCCTGCACAATCCCCTCTATCTATGGGTGCTCCTACCTCCGCCCATACGACCccactttctctttctcgttTCCATATATCTTTCACCATCCGCTTCCTCATGCGGCACACCCTTCATTTTACTCCACCTTTCCCAGTCATCATCTGACCGCTGGCGGTACTATTAACGGCCATACTTTTGGGCGTCACACATTTTcaccccctccaccacttAGTAGGTCCCATTACATATCCTTTTCTGCACCCGTGACTCACCGGAACCCTGTACCATTAACAGCAGTATCTTCTGGTCTCACAGAACCGCCGTCGTCATCTCTTAACCCAGCAGCTACCCAGATCAAACCCGTGGATCAGCCTTCGGATGTCGGTAAAGCGCCCCACAGGATGATCAACAAGGGAAAGCACAAGGGGAAACCGGGAGCAAAGGCGAGAATCGTTAGAGATGCAAAGATTACTATCGCAGAACACATTATTGCGAAAGGGATCGCTATGGCGAATGTCGAAGAGCTGTCAAAGATGGTGAAGTCATTACTTATGAGATTGAACTTATGAGATAGAGCAATCAGCAGTGACGATTTCGATTAGACTGGGTCGACAAAGCAGCAAATCAAGTCCCAACTGGTTGATAACCGATAAAACATTCGAAAACAATTGACCGAGTTAACCAAAAACCTGCAGTAGGAGCTCAGTGCATTTTCGTGTAAATTTACCTATGTTGATTCTCCGTAGAGAATGGTAATCGTGTCGTAAGAGATTATACTTATATTATACAGCAGCATTTAGTACAATAATCGCCCGTAGATTTCCCATAGTAATTCAGCACAGCCTGTCGCGTCGATCATGTACCAATGGACTATCAGCAGCAGAAACACTAGAAAGTCACAAGTTATATTGATCCATCATAACATACTTAGTCCCGTTCGTCTTCAGAGTCGTCTTTGTCATTGCCCTtgcgagaaggaagaagaccgGATTGCTGACCGATCTGTCCCTTTTCTCTCCGTCTCTTAACATCCCACTGTAGGTGCTAAGATGAGTAAACGCCTTCTAGtagaaaaagaagagactgCTTACGTTGTGTACCCTCGCGAAGTTGACTTCCATCACAGTGATCTGTTCCCTTAGCCATTCAAGATCCTCTATAGTTTCGTCCTGGGATTTTTGAGCGGCTGCGAGCTTGCTTGAAAGTAAATCGATTGCTTCTTCCAGAGGGTACATCAACATTGTGTTGGCCTGTGTCATGTACGTGGGTAGTCAGTGACGATCATGTAAACTTCCAATGATATACGTACCCCGAGCCATAACCCCACTTCTCCAGTTTCGACAATCTCTGCTTCCGCATATAATGTATCGTTGAGCTCAAAAAGAGTCTTCATAGGctgttcctccttttttgcctcctcatcatcgagATCATCGaggtcatcttcatcgtcgctgagcttttcctcttctacaGGTTGCCCGAGAGTCTTCTGACGGCGCTGGTGTAGGTACTTGACTACCTGAAGGGTTTGCGTAATGTCGGGAATCTTGCCGAGAAGAGCTTTTCGGCGTTGTTGCAAGGAGATTTCCATGTATCGGTATTTTCTTTATGATCAAATCCGTCAGTGAAATACCGTCGATTCTAACTTGCAAAAACTACATACGCGGTGGTTTCCTCAAACTTCTTGATAGTAGTTTGGACTTCCGCATCCTTTCCGCCCACATACTCATCGACATTGTCCTATCAATGCACTTGTCAGCCAGGAATTTAAGATACGAGTCTCCACTTTGAAATCATGACCTACAACAAAAGGTGCTCTTGGGATACCTCGAGGGTTGACCTCCATTTgcttggaggaagaagttgtAGCCATTTTAGGTAATACTAGAGCCTACAGCCTTTTTATACTTGGATGTAAGGAGACGAGTTGGCTATTCGAAGATGTTCGTtcgttgttgctgttgtccttgttcttcgttCAGTTCGCGACTAATGTGCTGCTGGAGCGGAGTTTGCAACGTCTCCGGAGATTGACAATTCGTGCCTATCTGCTTGTTCCGAAAGTTGAAAGTTATGAGCATTTGTCAATGATTCATCATATGTCACGTCCCGACATGCAAGTAAACCAAGAAGCTTCGTCCTCAAGGAGGACCGCTGTAGAAGGGTTGCCATTAGATCCGGACGAGTATGAGCGATATGGGCGCCAAATGATCATGCCTGACTTTGGTCTTCCAGGTAAGCGAGTTAAGCTTGACCAAAGAAGCATAAGCTGACATTGTTTATAGGTCAAGTGAACCTCAAGAACGCAAAAGTTGCAGTTGTCGGTGCCGGTGGATTAGGATGTCCTGTGCTTCAGTATCttgctggtgctggtgtTGGTAAGTTCCACTTCATAGGACATCCCATCACAAAGAACAGGTATTGACATAACTGAAAGGTACGATCGGTATCATCGACCACGACACTGTTAGTATGAGCAATCTTCATAGACAAATACTGCATACAACAGATCGAGTAGGCATGAATAAAGCCGAATCAGCATGTCAAGCACTCCGAGCGTCAGTGTATTGGTGTTTGCAATCTGTTATATGCTGACACTGGTCATATGTAGTCTCAATAACAAAATCAACCTCATCCCTCATCCTGTTCCAATCACACCTGCTACAGCATTAGATATTCTTCGACCCTACTCTATGATCCTTGACTGTACTGACCGGCCGTTGACACGTTACCTACTTTCCGACGCTGCTGTTAGATTAGACGTACCCCTCGTTTCAGGAGCTGCCATTTCATCGGCTGGCCAATGGGCTGTCTATGGAGGCAAGACCAAGTCCGGAAAACGTAGAGCTTGTTACAGATGTATATGGCCTAGCATTTTGCCGGGAAGTGTAGGAACATGTGAGGAGCAAGGAGTTTGGGGTGTCGTCACCGGTATGGTCGGCGTTGGCATGGCTGGCGAGGCTATCAAGTTGATCGTcgggaaagaaggcgagTTCGGCTATAGCGTTTGACAAGATAACAAATTAATTGCAATCTCTACAGATCCAgaccctct from Cryptococcus neoformans var. neoformans B-3501A chromosome 4, whole genome shotgun sequence includes:
- a CDS encoding hypothetical protein (HMMPfam hit to Prefoldin, Prefoldin subunit, score: 74.2, E(): 3.4e-19), which codes for MATTSSSKQMEVNPRGIPRAPFVDNVDEYVGGKDAEVQTTIKKFEETTAKYRYMEISLQQRRKALLGKIPDITQTLQVVKYLHQRRQKTLGQPVEEEKLSDDEDDLDDLDDEEAKKEEQPMKTLFELNDTLYAEAEIVETGEVGLWLGANTMLMYPLEEAIDLLSSKLAAAQKSQDETIEDLEWLREQITVMEVNFARVHNWDVKRRREKGQIGQQSGLLPSRKGNDKDDSEDERD
- a CDS encoding hypothetical protein (HMMPfam hit to MoeZ_MoeB, MoeZ/MoeB domain, score: 67.2, E(): 4.3e-17; HMMPfam hit to ThiF, ThiF family, score: 192.4, E(): 9.1e-55) — protein: MQVNQEASSSRRTAVEGLPLDPDEYERYGRQMIMPDFGLPGQVNLKNAKVAVVGAGGLGCPVLQYLAGAGVGTIGIIDHDTVSMSNLHRQILHTTDRVGMNKAESACQALRALNNKINLIPHPVPITPATALDILRPYSMILDCTDRPLTRYLLSDAAVRLDVPLVSGAAISSAGQWAVYGGKTKSGKRRACYRCIWPSILPGSVGTCEEQGVWGVVTGMVGVGMAGEAIKLIVGKEDPDPLLHLHHLGSNPLIRTIRIKPPSAKCITCGPNATITDDLDVFGYESFCAGGPETNDETGLVAGQSGHRISVQELDELLQFDKSKVTVIDTRPEVEFGICSVPGSINMPLPSILSGPTDIQLTPDIVFICRRGNDSQIAAASLRKALDAKEDVRVRDVRGGLKAWGREVDLNFPVY